TTTTCTGAATACCAACGAAAACCAGAATAATATTTTTGTTAGCTACAAGCATAAAAATATGACGTTCTCCACAGGAATGTATTGGATAGGAATGCCTTCTGAATATAAAACCAAAAGTTTACCAGAAAGTTTAGTGGATTATAAGATTCATACTCAGATCATGAACAACAAATCAATGTTTGTATTGGGCTTTAGCTACGATTTTTCTAAGGGAAAGAAAACTGAGATTCAGAAAAAACTGAATAATGATACAGCTCCGGCTGCTACTTTTTAAAAAACTTGAAAGCTGGAAGTTTATTGATATGATTCTTTGTTCCAGCCTCAGACTATTTAGAAAAAAAAAACTCGTTCAAAGTTGTTGAACGAGTTTTTTTAGGGTTATTTCTTGATGAATTTTGTCGTCTTTTTGGTATCAGAATTCTTTCCACTGACTTCAATGAAATAGGATGCTGGAGGAAGATCAGATATTTGTATGTTTTCTGAATTTACCTCAGCTGTTTTAATGAGTTTTCCATCCAAGCTATAGATATTCGCTTTTGAATATCCTTCTGTATTACCCTTGAATCCAATAAAATCCTGAGCAGGATTAGGATAAATACTGATGTTTTCTTTTTTCATAGTGTTGCTTACAGCCAATGTTCCCGTATTCAATGCTATTGCTGTTGAAGTGGTCTGGTTGATGCTCAGTGCGAATACAGTTATATTTGCAGTGGTAGAGCTAAGTAATGCGTATCTGTGGCTGGCATCATAATAAGAATAACAGTATTGGTTACAGAACCTAAAGGGTTTTGGAAGGTAATGTCTAAAACAGAATATAAATTAAAAGTCTGTATAAATTTTACTCTAAGAACGTTACTGTATGTCTGCCCATTCAGTAATAAAGTACCATAGGCATCAGCCTGAGTCGACATGGTTCCTTGAGTGATTCCATTGATAAGAGTTGAGGTAAAAGTTCCTTTAGCTGTATCAGTCTGTGATGCACCTATCGTGATAGGGTAGGTAATATAAGTCCCGTTGTCTGTACTTAAATTAAGGGTAACCTGAGGGTTTATTACTCCTGTGATCTCAAGTTTTGTAGACGATGCCTTATAGAATATAGTATTGGTTCCGTCAACCATTTTGATTGTAGATCCGGGAAAGGTAGTCATTTCAGCAGAAGTAGGGGCTAGATAATTGATGGTTGCAGCTGCTCCCAGTGTAAGGGCTCCGTTTAAAAATGTAACATTATTGCCGAGTGCAGAGTTATCCACAATTCCGATGATAAGATTATTATTCACAACATCGTTAAGGATAGGATCATGAGATGCTTTTGTAAGCGTAATCTGAGCTGAGAACATTACAGAAGCTCCCAACAAAAGTAAGATAAATGTTTTCATGGCCAAATTTTTTATTAAAGTTAGTTAAAAAGATGAATTAATTTTAAATATAATATGTTTTTAATGAAATATTTAAACTACCTGAACTTGAATTAAGATGTTTTTCCTTGTAAATAAAGCAAAGAATAGACTTTTATAAGCGGTGCCTAAAATGAAAATGTGTGAATTTTCTTTACAATACACCCCAATTGCAATACAATTTTCAATAATTATTTGACCAATATTCTTATTCAATTTCGTTTTTTTTCGGTTATCTATTTTTTAGAATAAAAAAATAGCCGCCTGAAATATCAGGCGGCCGTTTTGTGCATTAAATAAAGTTAAGTTTTAATTGCTCATGATCATTTTTCTGTAAGCGTAAATATCTTCAATCGTTACTACACTCATTTCTTTTTTCTTAGCAAATTCCACAATTTCCGGAAGTCTTGCCATAGAGCCATCTTCATTGGTCAGTTCGCAAAGTACAGCATCATCACCCAGATTGGCCATTTTTACAAGGTCTACACTGCCTTCTGTATGTCCACGTCTTTCAAACACCCCCTCTTTTTTAGCGATCAGAGGAAATACGTGTCCAGGGCTTGCAATATGTTCTGCTAAAGCGTTTTCAGCAACAGCTGTTCTGATCGTTGTTACACGATCTTTTGCAGAAACTCCCGACTCTACGCCTTCTTTGGCTTCAATGGAAATGGTAAATGCGGTTTGATTTTTTGAATTGTTGTTTTCCACCATCGGACGAAGGTTGAGATGCTTACTTTTTTCTTCAGAAATGCATAAGCAAACAATGCCGCTGCATTCGCGGATCAAAAGTGCCATGTCCTGTTCTGTAATAGTGGAAGCGGGAAAGATGATATCGCCTTCGTTTTCACGATTTTCGTCATCAACTAAAAGAATACCTTTTCCCTGTTGTAATGTTGAAAGTGCTTTTTCTACACGTTCTTTGGAGGTTGCTCCGAATTGTTCTAATAATTTTTCCATGTTATTTTACTTTTAAAAGTTAAAATAGTCTTCGGTACATGGAAATGAAATACAATACCGTAAGAGCCCATAAAGGATCCTACCGTATGTCTCATTTTCTTCTCCCATCCAGACTTTAACTGTCGGTTTTGGAATTTCACCAAATCAGTCCCTTCAAATGAAAGGAGTCGCGGACTATAACCGCCGGTAGGGAATTTCACCCTGCCCCGAAGAAAACTTATACTAAGTTTTACTGTATGTTTGTTAAATTTTTATTTCATTGAAAATATTTAATGCACAAGCTGCTAATTTCGGGAAGTTTTTTGAGATAGAAAAGAATTTTTTAATCAGATTTATCAATGATTGTATGCCTTTTAAAGAAAAATCCACTCACAGATAGGAGTGGATTGTATAGGATTTTTCAGAATGGATAAATTTACTGAATCTGTTTTAATTGTTCATCGTATAATCCTATCAACAGGCTGTTTCCGTCTTTGTCGGTTCTTATTCCACCATAAGCAGCTTTGCTGTATTTTTCTGCCTGGCCTTCCTGGAAAAAGAAAGACTCTGCCCCGATATTGATTCTCCATTCATTGGGCGAGGTATATTTGATGAGGTGTTCTCCAGCTTTCAGAGGAGTTGGGTCTTTTTGAAAACGAACCTTTTCAGCAACTCCTTTTGCATCGAGTTTTACAACACAATAGCCACGCTTCGGAATTCGTTCCGCATTCATGTTATCTGAAATAGCATATCTTAAGCTCATATAATCGCCCTGCATCAGTGAGCGGGGATCTACAGGAGCCAGTTTTAGCAGGATTGGCTGTCCATTTTTAAGTAAAGCTTCTTTTTCAGCTACTGAATAATTAAAATATATCAATAGCAAAACAAGATTAATAGCAATGATGAGCCATTTATATTTTTTCATTTTCTGTCAGTTTTTTGTGGATGAGAAAGTAGATGGCCAAAAAGATCACTCCTGAGGTGAACAAGAGTATGGATTTGGTTAATAAAGTAAATTGAAGGTCA
This is a stretch of genomic DNA from Chryseobacterium tructae. It encodes these proteins:
- a CDS encoding T9SS type A sorting domain-containing protein → MNTGTLAVSNTMKKENISIYPNPAQDFIGFKGNTEGYSKANIYSLDGKLIKTAEVNSENIQISDLPPASYFIEVSGKNSDTKKTTKFIKK
- the ribB gene encoding 3,4-dihydroxy-2-butanone-4-phosphate synthase, which encodes MEKLLEQFGATSKERVEKALSTLQQGKGILLVDDENRENEGDIIFPASTITEQDMALLIRECSGIVCLCISEEKSKHLNLRPMVENNNSKNQTAFTISIEAKEGVESGVSAKDRVTTIRTAVAENALAEHIASPGHVFPLIAKKEGVFERRGHTEGSVDLVKMANLGDDAVLCELTNEDGSMARLPEIVEFAKKKEMSVVTIEDIYAYRKMIMSN
- a CDS encoding GDYXXLXY domain-containing protein, which gives rise to MKKYKWLIIAINLVLLLIYFNYSVAEKEALLKNGQPILLKLAPVDPRSLMQGDYMSLRYAISDNMNAERIPKRGYCVVKLDAKGVAEKVRFQKDPTPLKAGEHLIKYTSPNEWRINIGAESFFFQEGQAEKYSKAAYGGIRTDKDGNSLLIGLYDEQLKQIQ